The Methanocaldococcus sp. DNA window ATATATTATGGAGATAGAAAATAATTATTTTGGACAGTCCAACTCTTTTGAAAATATTTTTATGTCAATTATTGGTGTTTTGTCATAAGCATCAATTTTATCAATAATAATTTTATTTTTATTAATTTTGTGGATTTTTACTGTGTATTTTCCAATAGGATTAGGTCTATACGGAGAGCGAGTGGCAAAAACACCCTTTAATGGATTTTTTAAATTCTTTTTTGGATGAACCTTTAAAATTTTTCTTTTTTCTTCATCATCATTTTTGTGAAACCACAGGAGAATAATAATATAATCTCCTTCTTTTAAACCATCTAATCCATCAATATATTCATCAAATATCTCTAAAATAGTATAATTTTCATTCTGCTTTACGACTCCAATAGGTTTTAAGTAAAACATTATAACCTCCTCTTAAAAAACTTACATGCATTTTTATAAATAACTTTTTTTACTTCTTCAACATCCATCTCTTTAATTTTAGCTATTTCTTCAACAACCAATTTAACATTTTTTGGCTCATTTTTCTTTCCTTTAATTGGAGATAAATAAGGGCTGTCAGTTTCTGTTATTAAGTAATCAATGTCTAAATTTTCTACAAGTTTTTTATGAAACTCTGAAAAACATAATAAAGTAGATATTGAAATTAAATTACCCTCTCTACATATATTTTTTGCAGTTTCTAAATCTCCACTGTAACAGTGAAACATAATATCAACTTTATCTTTAGCTATATCAAATATCTTTCTCTCAAAACCTCTTGCATGAACTACAATTGGTTTATCTAACTCAATTGCCAAAGATAAAAATTTTTTAAATATTTCTTCTTGCCTTTCATAGTTTTCATCTTTAATATCCATCCCAATCTCTCCAACAGCTAAAATCTCATTCTCATTATCTCTAATTAAATTATAAACTTTATCTATTGTTTTGTTATCTGCCTTAACCCTTGAAGGATGATATCCAAGTGTTAAATAAATATCATATTTTTTCTTAAATTTTAATGCTCTTAAACATCCTCCTAAACTTGCACCACTTGTTACTATTTTAACATTCTCTTTTTTAGATCTCTCAATAATTTCGTCTCTATTTTTATTAAAATTTTTGTCCTCTATATGACAGTGAGCATCAACATAAAACATAGGACCACCTAATTAATAATTAGATAATTTTAATGAGGGATAAAATGGAAAAAGTTTATTATGTAATAAGGGATGATTATGATTCATTAGATAATAACATCCTAAATTTAACATTTAAATCTTACAACCTTAATAATTTTGATAAAATATTAATAAAGCCCAATATTCTTGGACCTTATCCTCCTGAAAGATGTGTTACAACTCATCCAAAATTCTTAGAGTGGATTATAAAATACTTGCAGAATAATTTTAACGGAGAAATTGTTGTTGGAGAGTCATCTGGATATTCAACAAGAAAATCTTTTAGAGTTTCTGGAATTGAAGATGTTTGTATAAAATATGGAATAAACTATATTTCTTTTGAGAAAGATAAATATGTAAAAACAAAAATTCTTAATAAAGAAATCCCTATTCCAAAAACCGTTATTGATAGTGATTTAATAATAAATCTCCCAAAATTAAAAACTCATGTTTTAATGAAATTTACTGGATCTGTTAAAAATTTATACGGCTGTATTCCAGGAGGTTTAAAGCCAAAACTTCATGGACATTTTCCAAAGGAGGAAGATTTTGCAAAGTTGTTAGTAGAACTTTATAAATTTATAACTAAGGATAAAGAAATTATAACTATAATGGACGGAATTTGGGGAATGGAAGGAAACGGCCCAAGTAATGGAAAACCAAAGCATTCAAAGATAGTTATAAGCTCTACAAATCCTGTTGCAGTTGATTTATTTGCTTCCTATTATATTGGTTATAAGATGGATGAGATTTTAACAAATAGATTGCTTAAAGTTGATTTTGAAGTAATAGATGCAGACAAAAATGAGAAAAAATCTCTCAATGAAATAAAACCCATCAAATTCAAAAAACCAGATACAGTTTTATTAAATTCTATATTGCCCCCTCAAATAATTAAAATAATTTTCAATCTTATGACTCCAAAACCAAAGATAAATAAAAAATACTGTAAAAAGTGTGGAATTTGTGAAAAGGTTTGTCCAGCTAATGCAATAGTTAATTTGAAAATAGATAGAAAAAAATGCATAAACTGCTATTGTTGTCATGAGATATGCCCCTATAATGCAATTGATTTGAAGAGATTTGTTTTATTTTAATATTCTATTAATTTCTTCAAAATAGCCATTCTTACTGGAATTCCATAGAAACTCTGTTTAAAATACTTTGCCTGTGGTAGATTATCTACTTCATAATCAATTTCATCAACTCTTGGTAATGGATGCATAATTATAAATTTTTTACCTTCAACAAATTCTTTTGTAATTCTATAACTACCTTTAACTTTTTCATATTCATTAGGATCAGGAAATCTCTCTTTTTGGATTCTTGTTACATATAAAACATCTATACTATCATCAATATCTTCAATATTTTCTTTTTCATAAAATTTTATATTTTTGGATTTCAAATCTTCAATTATATCTTTTGGCATCTTTAACTCTTTTGGGGAGATGAAATACATCTCAACATTTTTAAATAAAGATAAAGCATAAACTAATGAATGAACAGTCCTACCATACTTTAAATCTCCAACAAAGGCTATTTTTATCCCATCTATTTTTCCAATCTCTCTCATTATTGTGTATAAATCTAAAAGCGTCTGTGTAGGATGCTGATTACTCCCATCTCCAGCGTTTATAATTGGAACTTCTGAATACTCACTTGCCAATCTTGCCGCTCCTTCACTTGGATGCCTCAAAACAATAATATCTGCATAACTACTTATAACTCTAATAGTATCTATAAGACTTTCTCCCTTGGCAACAGAAGAACTTTTTAAATCAGTCATTGTTATAACTTCTCCTCCTAATCTTTTCATAGAAGTTTCAAAACTTAACCTTGTTCTTGTTGATGGCTCATAAAAAACGGTTGCTAATATCTTCCCTTCTAAAAGTTTTAAAGGAGTTTTTTTCTTTAATAACTCTTCCATTTTCTCTGCTTCATCTAAAATTTCTAAGATTTCTTTTTTACCTATATCTCTCATTGAGATTAAGTGCCTCATGTTTATCCCTAATATTATATATAGAAGGTTTAACAATAACTTAAATAATTAAAGAATTATAAATAAATATTTTGGAGGAAAAGTAATATGGAATTAATTCAAATAGTTGGAATATTATTTGCATTGTTCGCTTTATCGAGAGTTATATTGCAACTAAAAAGGAGAAATATTAATATAAATGAAGGATTATTCTGGATTTTCGTTTGGAGTTTTGTTATTATATTGTTAATATATCCAGA harbors:
- the tsaA gene encoding tRNA (N6-threonylcarbamoyladenosine(37)-N6)-methyltransferase TrmO encodes the protein MFYLKPIGVVKQNENYTILEIFDEYIDGLDGLKEGDYIIILLWFHKNDDEEKRKILKVHPKKNLKNPLKGVFATRSPYRPNPIGKYTVKIHKINKNKIIIDKIDAYDKTPIIDIKIFSKELDCPK
- a CDS encoding TatD family hydrolase, whose translation is MFYVDAHCHIEDKNFNKNRDEIIERSKKENVKIVTSGASLGGCLRALKFKKKYDIYLTLGYHPSRVKADNKTIDKVYNLIRDNENEILAVGEIGMDIKDENYERQEEIFKKFLSLAIELDKPIVVHARGFERKIFDIAKDKVDIMFHCYSGDLETAKNICREGNLISISTLLCFSEFHKKLVENLDIDYLITETDSPYLSPIKGKKNEPKNVKLVVEEIAKIKEMDVEEVKKVIYKNACKFFKRRL
- a CDS encoding DUF362 domain-containing protein produces the protein MEKVYYVIRDDYDSLDNNILNLTFKSYNLNNFDKILIKPNILGPYPPERCVTTHPKFLEWIIKYLQNNFNGEIVVGESSGYSTRKSFRVSGIEDVCIKYGINYISFEKDKYVKTKILNKEIPIPKTVIDSDLIINLPKLKTHVLMKFTGSVKNLYGCIPGGLKPKLHGHFPKEEDFAKLLVELYKFITKDKEIITIMDGIWGMEGNGPSNGKPKHSKIVISSTNPVAVDLFASYYIGYKMDEILTNRLLKVDFEVIDADKNEKKSLNEIKPIKFKKPDTVLLNSILPPQIIKIIFNLMTPKPKINKKYCKKCGICEKVCPANAIVNLKIDRKKCINCYCCHEICPYNAIDLKRFVLF
- the pyrB gene encoding aspartate carbamoyltransferase — protein: MRHLISMRDIGKKEILEILDEAEKMEELLKKKTPLKLLEGKILATVFYEPSTRTRLSFETSMKRLGGEVITMTDLKSSSVAKGESLIDTIRVISSYADIIVLRHPSEGAARLASEYSEVPIINAGDGSNQHPTQTLLDLYTIMREIGKIDGIKIAFVGDLKYGRTVHSLVYALSLFKNVEMYFISPKELKMPKDIIEDLKSKNIKFYEKENIEDIDDSIDVLYVTRIQKERFPDPNEYEKVKGSYRITKEFVEGKKFIIMHPLPRVDEIDYEVDNLPQAKYFKQSFYGIPVRMAILKKLIEY